In Elaeis guineensis isolate ETL-2024a chromosome 1, EG11, whole genome shotgun sequence, a genomic segment contains:
- the LOC105036859 gene encoding cation transporter HKT1;5-like, with amino-acid sequence MEIVPVHSKRLHSPLHIRPPSNFITSFREFTASIYQFLLFHANPLWIQLCYFFFVSSIGFLLLKILPMRDAARNKPKDLDLFFMAVSANTVSSMDTVEMEAFSNSQLMILTLLMQLGGEVFISMVGLQFTRIKLEKKETPYNKANIELMSSKELANDSDQPELGTVDSGAISPESGSGYLRYSSIKQLGFVVLGYLLAVQIVGYVLILAYVSLVPSARAVLDGKGIHFQTFSIFTTVSSFTNCGFIPTNENMMVFKNGSGLLLLIIVQILAGNTMFPSFLRLVILVFEKHSNRLEFDFMAKNQREIGFDHLLPGRRAVLLALTVLGFVMVQLILFCCLEWRSEGLDGLSPYRKILASLFQSVNSRHAGETIVDLSTISPAILVLYVVMMYLPPYTSFIPLGDDDGPSERKEGGSKRKNLVQNLILPQLACLAIFVIIICITERKKLSEDPLNFSVLNIVIEVVSAYGNVGFSTGYGCERQLKPIGQCEDTWVGFSGKWSAKGKLTLMAVMLFGRLKKFSMVGGKAWKLG; translated from the exons ATGGAAATCGTTCCTGTTCACAGTAAAAGGCTTCATAGCCCACTGCACATACGACCACCTTCTAATTTCATCACCTCTTTCCGTGAATTTACCGCATCTATTTATCAGTTTCTACTCTTCCATGCAAACCCATTATGGATTCAACTCTGCTacttcttctttgtttcttcaaTTGGTTTCCTACTTCTAAAGATTTTGCCCATGCGAGATGCGGCGAGAAATAAGCCGAAGGACTTGGACTTGTTCTTCATGGCGGTTTCCGCGAACACTGTGTCGAGCATGGACACTGTCGAAATGGAGGCTTTCTCTAACTCCCAGCTTATGATATTAACTCTTCTCATGCAACTAGGTGGGGAGGTGTTCATTTCCATGGTCGGTCTTCAGTTCACCAGGATCAAGCTCGAGAAGAAGGAAACTCCATATAATAAAGCTAACATAGAACTCATGAGCTCCAAAGAACTTGCCAATGACTCCGACCAACCTGAGCTCGGGACGGTGGACTCCGGTGCAATTAGTCCCGAGAGTGGCTCGGGGTACTTGAGGTACAGTTCTATAAAGCAACTGGGATTTGTGGTGTTGGGTTATCTCTTAGCAGTTCAGATCGTTGGCTATGTGCTTATCTTAGCGTATGTAAGCCTCGTTCCAAGTGCAAGAGCTGTGCTTGATGGCAAGGGGATCCATTTCCAGACCTTCTCCATCTTCACTACGGTTTCTTCCTTCACCAACTGCGGCTTCATTCCGACCAACGAGAACATGATGGTGTTTAAGAATGGTTCCGGACTTCTTCTATTGATCATAGTGCAGATCCTCGCGGGGAACACCATGTTCCCTTCATTCTTAAGGTTGGTCATATTGGTCTTCGAGAAGCATTCAAATAGGCTAGAGTTCGATTTTATGGCGAAGAATCAACGAGAGATAGGGTTTGATCACTTGCTCCCCGGCCGTCGTGCAGTGCTACTTGCCCTCACTGTGCTTGGGTTTGTGATGGTCCAACTCATACTCTTCTGCTGCTTGGAATGGAGGTCTGAGGGCTTGGATGGGCTGAGCCCATACCGGAAGATCCTGGCCTCACTCTTTCAGTCGGTTAACTCGCGGCACGCCGGCGAGACCATTGTTGATCTCTCCACCATCTCGCCAGCCATCTTGGTGCTCTACGTGGTCATGAT GTACCTTCCTCCTTATACTTCTTTTATTCCTTTAGGAGATGATGATGGGCCTTCAGAGCGTAAGGAAGGTGGCAGCAAGAGAAAAAACCTTGTGCAAAACTTGATTCTCCCGCAGCTCGCATGCTTAGCCATCTTTGTCATCATCATCTGCATCACAGAGAGGAAGAAGCTCTCCGAAGATCCCTTGAACTTTAGCGTCTTAAACATAGTCATCGAGGTGGTCAG TGCATATGGCAATGTGGGATTCTCGACTGGCTATGGCTGCGAACGTCAACTTAAGCCCATCGGGCAATGCGAGGATACATGGGTTGGGTTTTCAGGGAAATGGAGCGCTAAAGGAAAGCTCACTCTCATGGCTGTCATGCTGTTTGGAAGGctcaagaagttcagcatggtGGGCGGTAAAGCTTGGAAGCTTGGCTGa